One part of the Tenacibaculum sp. 190130A14a genome encodes these proteins:
- the hemB gene encoding porphobilinogen synthase, whose protein sequence is MFRTRRLRKTEGIRRLVRENQLSVNDFIYPLFVEEGEGIEKEIVSMPGIKRWSLDTISKELDEVVALNIPAVILFGIPTEKDEVGTETWNDNGIMQQAVRYIKKNYPSLYVITDVCFCEYTSHGHCGVLCDNDVDNDATLINLAKQVISHAKAGVDMVAPSGMMDGTIAMIRESLDQAGYPNLPIMGYSVKYASAFYGPFRDAADSAPSFGDRRTYQMDPANRDEGLREATFDDEEGADILMVKPALSYLDIIRDLKENFDRPIACYNVSGEYAMVKAAAEKGWIDGERVMMESLLSMKRAGADIIITYFAKEAARILNK, encoded by the coding sequence ATGTTTAGAACACGTAGACTTAGAAAAACAGAAGGAATCCGAAGATTGGTAAGAGAAAACCAATTATCGGTGAACGATTTTATATACCCATTGTTTGTTGAAGAAGGAGAAGGGATAGAAAAGGAAATTGTATCGATGCCTGGAATCAAACGTTGGTCTTTAGATACTATTTCTAAAGAATTGGATGAAGTAGTTGCATTAAACATACCTGCAGTTATTTTATTTGGTATTCCAACAGAAAAAGATGAAGTAGGAACAGAAACTTGGAATGATAACGGAATTATGCAACAAGCAGTTCGTTATATTAAAAAGAACTATCCGAGTTTATATGTAATAACCGATGTATGTTTTTGTGAATATACGTCTCACGGACATTGTGGTGTATTGTGTGATAATGATGTGGATAATGATGCAACATTAATAAACTTAGCAAAGCAAGTAATTTCTCATGCAAAAGCAGGAGTAGATATGGTAGCTCCTTCAGGAATGATGGATGGAACCATAGCCATGATTCGTGAGAGCTTAGATCAAGCAGGCTATCCGAATTTACCAATTATGGGATATTCTGTAAAGTATGCTTCTGCATTTTATGGTCCGTTTAGAGATGCAGCAGATTCTGCACCAAGTTTTGGTGATAGAAGAACTTATCAAATGGATCCGGCGAATAGAGATGAAGGTTTACGTGAAGCTACTTTTGATGATGAAGAAGGGGCAGATATTTTAATGGTAAAGCCAGCTTTGTCATATTTGGATATTATTAGAGACTTAAAAGAGAACTTTGATCGACCAATTGCGTGTTATAATGTAAGTGGTGAATATGCCATGGTAAAAGCGGCTGCGGAAAAAGGATGGATTGATGGGGAACGTGTAATGATGGAAAGTTTATTATCTATGAAAAGAGCAGGAGCCGATATTATCATCACTTATTTTGCTAAAGAGGCAGCGAGGATATTAAATAAATAG
- the hemL gene encoding glutamate-1-semialdehyde 2,1-aminomutase, which translates to MEFKKSQELYNQGLVNLVGAVNSPVRAFASVGGNPLFIKKAKGSKITDVDGNSYVDLVLSYGPMILGHRHKKVQKAITKALKNGYSFGASTKNEIKLAKIVCDAFPGMDKVRFVNSGTEAVLSGIRLARAFTGKDKIIKFSGCYHGHQDALLVAAGSGLATLSLPGSKGVPEGAVKNTLIANYNDLESVKAHFDAHDDIAGVILEPVAGNMGVVTPQNNFLKELKEYVNSKGALLIIDEVMTGFRSKFGGAQELFDVEADITCLGKVIGGGFPVGAYGARNEIMEMVAPLGGMYQAGTLSGNPIAMAGGIATLTELKKQNPYEKFNEIAQIIEVFLLESAKKYDVEITVNRFGSMINPFFTNKTVTNFTEAQTSDTEKFATFFWAMMHNGVFLPPSQFEAWFLSSALSEKDIQKIAKAIDKGMEAVSKM; encoded by the coding sequence ATGGAATTTAAAAAATCACAAGAATTATATAACCAAGGATTGGTAAATTTAGTAGGAGCAGTAAACTCACCAGTGCGTGCATTTGCTTCTGTAGGAGGAAATCCTTTATTTATTAAAAAAGCCAAAGGGAGTAAAATTACCGACGTTGATGGTAATTCATATGTTGACTTAGTACTTTCATACGGACCGATGATTTTAGGACATCGTCATAAAAAAGTGCAAAAGGCAATTACCAAAGCATTAAAGAATGGATATTCTTTTGGAGCTTCAACCAAAAATGAAATCAAATTAGCAAAAATTGTTTGTGATGCTTTTCCAGGAATGGATAAAGTTCGTTTTGTAAATTCGGGTACTGAGGCGGTTTTAAGTGGAATTCGTTTAGCTCGTGCATTTACCGGGAAAGATAAAATTATTAAATTCTCAGGTTGTTACCATGGGCATCAAGATGCTTTATTAGTAGCAGCAGGGTCAGGATTGGCAACCTTAAGTTTACCTGGGTCTAAAGGAGTTCCGGAAGGAGCAGTAAAAAATACCTTGATTGCAAACTACAATGACTTAGAAAGTGTAAAAGCACATTTTGATGCTCATGATGATATTGCAGGAGTTATTTTAGAACCAGTAGCTGGAAATATGGGAGTAGTAACTCCGCAAAATAACTTTTTAAAAGAATTAAAAGAGTATGTAAACTCGAAAGGGGCCTTATTAATCATTGATGAGGTAATGACAGGGTTTAGATCTAAATTCGGAGGAGCTCAAGAATTATTTGATGTAGAAGCAGACATTACTTGTTTAGGTAAAGTAATAGGAGGAGGATTTCCTGTAGGAGCATATGGAGCTCGTAATGAAATTATGGAAATGGTAGCGCCGTTAGGAGGAATGTACCAAGCAGGAACATTATCAGGTAACCCAATAGCAATGGCTGGAGGTATTGCTACCTTAACAGAATTGAAAAAACAAAATCCATACGAGAAATTTAATGAGATTGCTCAAATAATTGAAGTATTTTTGTTAGAATCGGCTAAGAAATACGACGTAGAAATTACTGTTAACAGATTTGGGTCAATGATTAATCCATTTTTTACCAATAAAACAGTAACGAATTTCACAGAAGCACAAACTTCTGATACTGAAAAGTTCGCAACGTTTTTCTGGGCAATGATGCATAACGGAGTGTTTTTACCACCATCGCAATTTGAAGCTTGGTTTTTATCATCGGCATTATCTGAAAAAGATATTCAAAAGATAGCTAAAGCAATTGATAAAGGGATGGAAGCTGTTTCAAAAATGTAA
- a CDS encoding protease complex subunit PrcB family protein codes for MKLIFSILCSLLLTSCPNKSMSDTQESNEIVSLFEGSLLGSGKEGFQKENLIISSEKQWQEFLNKIDSVNKVSSGFKSEIDFKSSIVLVTIDSVRNSGGFGVKMIALKDENEKLDVIVNYTGPKPTDMVTMAITQPINIVKIKKTNKEIIFVER; via the coding sequence ATGAAACTTATATTTAGTATCTTATGTAGTTTATTGTTAACTTCATGTCCAAATAAAAGTATGAGTGATACTCAAGAATCGAATGAAATAGTATCTTTATTTGAAGGAAGTTTGTTAGGAAGTGGAAAAGAAGGGTTTCAAAAAGAAAACCTAATTATTTCTTCTGAAAAACAATGGCAGGAGTTTTTAAATAAGATAGATAGCGTAAATAAAGTTTCTTCAGGATTTAAATCTGAAATAGATTTTAAAAGTTCTATTGTCTTAGTAACTATTGATAGTGTTAGGAACTCTGGAGGATTCGGAGTGAAGATGATAGCGCTAAAAGATGAAAACGAAAAGTTGGATGTTATTGTAAATTATACCGGGCCAAAACCAACTGATATGGTTACAATGGCAATAACACAACCTATAAACATTGTAAAAATTAAAAAAACGAACAAAGAGATCATCTTTGTAGAAAGATAA
- the hemE gene encoding uroporphyrinogen decarboxylase — MIKNDLFLRALKGETVDRPPVWMMRQAGRYLPEFMEIRKKYDFFTRCRTPELASEITVQPIRRYGMDAAILFSDILVVPQAMNVEVEMKPNFGPYLPNPIRDRKSLDNVIIPDVHEELGYVMDAIKATKEKLNNEIPLIGFAGSPWTILCYMVQGQGSKNFDKAKEFCFTQPILAHELLQKITDTTIAYLKAKVEAGVNAVQVFDSWGGMLSPTDYQEFSWQYINQIIEALKDDAPVIAFGKGCWFALNEMSKSNASALGVDWTCSARNARYLSGGNITLQGNFDPSRLLSPPAEIKKMVNQMINEFGKDKYIVNLGHGILPNIPLDNAKAFVDAVKEYKG, encoded by the coding sequence ATGATAAAAAACGATTTATTCTTAAGAGCCTTAAAAGGAGAAACTGTTGATAGACCTCCTGTATGGATGATGCGTCAAGCTGGGCGCTATTTACCAGAGTTTATGGAAATCAGAAAAAAATATGATTTCTTTACCCGTTGTCGTACTCCAGAATTAGCATCTGAAATTACTGTACAACCAATTCGTAGATATGGAATGGATGCTGCTATTTTATTTTCTGATATATTAGTAGTACCGCAAGCAATGAATGTTGAGGTAGAAATGAAGCCTAATTTTGGCCCATATTTGCCAAATCCAATTCGTGATAGAAAGAGTTTGGATAATGTAATTATTCCAGATGTTCATGAAGAATTAGGGTATGTAATGGATGCTATTAAAGCTACCAAAGAAAAACTGAATAATGAAATACCATTAATTGGTTTTGCAGGGTCTCCATGGACTATTTTATGTTATATGGTACAAGGTCAAGGGTCTAAGAATTTTGATAAAGCAAAAGAATTTTGTTTTACTCAACCAATTTTGGCACACGAATTGCTTCAGAAGATTACAGATACCACAATTGCTTATTTAAAAGCAAAGGTTGAAGCAGGTGTAAATGCTGTTCAGGTGTTTGATTCTTGGGGAGGAATGTTATCTCCAACAGATTATCAAGAATTTTCATGGCAGTATATAAACCAAATTATCGAAGCATTAAAAGACGATGCCCCAGTTATAGCATTTGGAAAAGGGTGTTGGTTTGCGCTAAATGAAATGTCTAAGTCAAATGCTTCTGCACTGGGTGTAGATTGGACATGTTCTGCAAGAAATGCTCGTTATTTATCTGGTGGAAATATTACATTACAAGGAAATTTTGATCCGTCTAGATTATTGTCTCCACCTGCGGAAATTAAAAAAATGGTAAACCAAATGATAAATGAGTTTGGTAAAGACAAATATATTGTTAACTTGGGGCACGGAATTTTGCCGAATATTCCTCTAGATAATGCAAAGGCTTTTGTCGATGCAGTTAAAGAATATAAAGGTTAA
- a CDS encoding TlpA family protein disulfide reductase: MKKIVLLLTCLIATNFFAQEKVYYNFAVNNCTEESADNMIENCIKGSYLLDYDFTSIDGKTLSTSKVKKPMVIIAGASWSAPCHGDIPAINKMVEKYGDKLQFVMILWDNEAKAKRMVDKLNKNVFIIPAREGDKVKKDYLDISGFVHKLDYPTAYLIDKTKKFVNVKRGAATPTKQVGWDQVNEINIKNFEEFLAPILN; this comes from the coding sequence ATGAAGAAAATAGTATTATTACTTACCTGTTTAATAGCAACTAATTTTTTCGCTCAGGAAAAAGTGTATTACAACTTTGCAGTAAACAATTGCACTGAGGAAAGTGCCGACAATATGATCGAAAACTGTATTAAAGGGTCATATTTATTAGATTATGATTTCACTTCTATTGATGGAAAAACATTAAGTACAAGTAAAGTTAAAAAGCCAATGGTAATTATAGCTGGTGCTTCTTGGTCCGCTCCTTGTCATGGAGATATCCCAGCAATTAACAAAATGGTAGAGAAGTATGGAGACAAACTTCAATTTGTTATGATACTTTGGGATAACGAAGCTAAGGCAAAAAGAATGGTAGATAAACTAAACAAAAATGTGTTTATCATTCCAGCGAGAGAAGGTGATAAAGTAAAGAAAGATTACTTAGATATTAGTGGATTTGTACACAAACTAGATTACCCAACAGCCTACCTTATAGATAAAACAAAGAAATTTGTTAATGTAAAAAGAGGAGCTGCTACGCCTACAAAACAAGTAGGGTGGGATCAAGTAAACGAAATTAATATTAAAAATTTCGAAGAATTTTTAGCACCAATATTAAATTAG
- a CDS encoding EI24 domain-containing protein, producing MIKNVIDGIKAYVGALELISKLKLWKYFIIPMLISLVTAIVIGVTAYGLSDNIGHYIANFWKWEFGKETFEMISTFISALLIVAIGLVLYKHIVMALSAPFMSPVSEKIEDHFRGEDHIHRETTFQEQLVRGIRINIRNLIRELVLTFFILILGFIPVIGIVSTVLLFLTQAYYAGFGNMDYTLERHFKYKESITFVKRNKGVAIGNGIVFMLFLLIPVIGVILVLPLSVTAATTETIKKIQLKKIEE from the coding sequence ATGATAAAGAATGTAATCGATGGAATAAAAGCATATGTAGGAGCATTGGAATTAATTTCCAAATTGAAACTCTGGAAGTATTTTATAATCCCTATGTTAATTAGTTTAGTAACTGCTATTGTTATTGGTGTAACTGCTTATGGACTTTCTGATAATATTGGACATTATATAGCTAATTTTTGGAAATGGGAATTTGGAAAGGAAACATTTGAAATGATAAGTACTTTTATCAGTGCCTTATTAATTGTTGCAATAGGGTTAGTATTATATAAACATATTGTAATGGCTTTGTCCGCTCCTTTTATGAGTCCCGTTTCAGAAAAAATTGAAGATCATTTTAGAGGAGAAGATCACATACATAGAGAAACAACTTTTCAAGAGCAATTGGTAAGAGGTATTAGAATTAATATTAGAAATCTAATACGAGAATTGGTCTTAACTTTTTTTATTTTGATACTTGGTTTTATTCCAGTAATCGGTATTGTTTCAACTGTGTTATTGTTTTTAACACAAGCGTATTATGCAGGTTTTGGTAATATGGACTATACATTAGAACGTCATTTTAAATATAAAGAAAGTATCACTTTTGTTAAAAGAAACAAAGGAGTAGCTATTGGAAACGGGATTGTTTTTATGTTGTTCTTATTAATTCCAGTAATTGGAGTCATTTTAGTATTACCATTGTCAGTAACAGCAGCTACTACCGAAACTATTAAGAAGATTCAGTTAAAAAAAATAGAAGAATAA
- the hemF gene encoding oxygen-dependent coproporphyrinogen oxidase has translation MKEQFYNYIQNLQDTITSKLEVVDGKAKFQEDLWERTEGGGGRTRVIENGNIFEKGGVNISAVHGELPEVLRKQFGVESGDFFACGLSLVIHPKNPFVPTVHANWRYFEMYDQDGNIVTQWFGGGQDLTPYYLFEEDAVHFHTVCKEACDKHHADFYPKFKETCDSYFWNAHRNEARGLGGLFFDYLKETEEFTMQNRYDFVTEVGNSFLNSYVPIVERRKEMEYTQAHKDWQEVRRGRYVEFNLVHDRGTLFGLKTNGRIESILMSLPPTVQWKYNHHPEEGSEEAKLLEVLAKPKDWV, from the coding sequence ATGAAAGAACAATTTTATAACTATATACAAAACTTACAAGACACCATTACTTCTAAATTAGAAGTAGTAGATGGAAAAGCCAAGTTTCAAGAAGATTTATGGGAAAGAACTGAAGGTGGAGGTGGAAGAACACGTGTTATTGAAAATGGAAACATTTTTGAAAAAGGAGGTGTAAACATTTCTGCAGTGCATGGAGAATTACCAGAAGTTTTAAGAAAGCAATTTGGAGTAGAGAGTGGTGATTTTTTTGCTTGCGGATTAAGTTTAGTAATTCATCCTAAAAACCCTTTTGTACCTACCGTACATGCTAATTGGCGTTATTTTGAAATGTATGATCAAGATGGGAATATTGTAACGCAGTGGTTTGGTGGAGGACAAGATTTAACTCCTTATTACTTATTTGAAGAAGATGCTGTGCATTTTCATACAGTTTGTAAAGAAGCTTGCGATAAGCATCATGCTGATTTTTACCCGAAGTTCAAGGAAACTTGTGATTCGTATTTCTGGAATGCTCATAGAAATGAAGCACGTGGGTTAGGAGGATTGTTTTTTGACTACCTAAAAGAAACTGAAGAGTTTACCATGCAAAATAGATATGATTTTGTTACGGAAGTGGGAAATAGCTTTTTAAACTCGTATGTACCGATTGTTGAAAGAAGAAAAGAGATGGAATATACACAAGCACATAAAGATTGGCAAGAAGTACGAAGAGGGCGTTATGTAGAGTTTAATTTGGTACACGATAGAGGAACCTTGTTTGGTTTAAAAACTAACGGTAGAATAGAAAGTATTTTAATGAGTCTACCACCAACGGTTCAATGGAAATATAACCATCATCCTGAAGAAGGAAGTGAAGAAGCAAAATTATTAGAAGTATTAGCCAAGCCTAAAGATTGGGTTTAG
- a CDS encoding HAMP domain-containing sensor histidine kinase: protein MTKKNNLLIIASVLGLLSLSLVQGYLIKNTYTLKKESFVNKVNQEVSRIDDYTPAIDSINEVWQKSFIKTLDKYSLKTISKKNVLSRLREVTDSLNKDFIKEYERELKRKKLGYGLEFHKKVSNIILVDSVKTDTLFHGKENPVYRLLGHDFIEQEKLQISNSVWHTERSFTKTIDGKVKRSFYQLYFETKDYINIDEWNSIVFNQMKGLLVLSFMVFLFVFGLMYYSIKNLINQKRISDIKTDFINNITHELKTPLATLTLATKMLGKREVKEQSNLLDATIKTVERQNVRLQKLIDQVLDNSLGFREIILEKKEVRLSAYLHTLLNDFELSVKERNVNLNLGFSDVDIIVFIDKFYFTTALLNILDNAVKYGSSNIIVNVEIKHEHLEIGIKDDGIGVSRTEQELLFDKFYRVPTKEVHNVKGLGLGLYYSNQVVKAHRGSISLESKEGKGTLFVIKIPKN from the coding sequence ATGACTAAGAAAAACAACTTGTTGATTATTGCCTCAGTTTTAGGACTTTTGTCATTGTCTTTGGTTCAAGGGTATTTAATCAAGAATACATATACTTTAAAAAAGGAGTCTTTTGTAAATAAAGTCAATCAAGAAGTATCAAGAATTGATGATTATACCCCTGCGATTGATTCTATTAACGAAGTTTGGCAAAAATCTTTTATTAAAACCCTAGATAAGTACAGTTTAAAAACTATTTCTAAAAAGAATGTTTTATCTCGATTAAGGGAAGTTACTGATTCTTTGAACAAAGACTTTATAAAAGAGTATGAAAGAGAATTAAAAAGAAAAAAATTAGGTTATGGTTTGGAGTTTCATAAGAAAGTATCAAATATAATTCTAGTTGATAGTGTAAAAACAGATACTTTGTTTCATGGAAAAGAAAACCCAGTATATCGGTTATTAGGTCACGATTTTATAGAACAAGAAAAATTGCAAATAAGTAATTCTGTTTGGCATACAGAGCGCTCTTTTACCAAAACAATAGATGGTAAAGTTAAAAGGAGTTTTTATCAATTGTATTTTGAAACTAAAGATTACATTAATATTGATGAATGGAATAGTATTGTCTTTAACCAAATGAAAGGGCTTTTAGTACTCTCTTTTATGGTGTTTCTCTTTGTGTTTGGTTTAATGTATTACTCTATAAAAAACTTGATTAACCAAAAGAGAATATCTGATATAAAAACTGATTTTATCAATAACATCACACATGAACTAAAAACTCCTTTGGCCACTTTAACTCTAGCCACTAAAATGCTGGGAAAAAGAGAAGTTAAAGAACAATCCAATCTATTAGATGCTACCATAAAAACAGTAGAACGTCAAAACGTAAGGCTTCAAAAATTGATTGACCAAGTTTTAGATAATAGTTTAGGGTTTAGAGAAATCATCTTAGAAAAAAAAGAAGTCCGTTTATCAGCATATTTACATACGCTTTTGAATGATTTTGAGCTTTCAGTTAAAGAAAGAAATGTGAATCTTAATCTCGGTTTTAGTGATGTTGATATTATTGTTTTTATAGATAAGTTTTATTTTACAACTGCCTTGCTTAATATTTTAGACAATGCGGTCAAGTATGGAAGTAGTAATATAATTGTTAATGTTGAAATAAAACATGAGCACCTTGAAATAGGAATCAAGGATGATGGCATTGGCGTATCAAGAACAGAACAAGAACTTTTATTTGATAAGTTTTATAGAGTCCCTACTAAAGAAGTACATAACGTAAAAGGATTAGGTTTAGGTCTGTATTATAGTAATCAAGTAGTAAAAGCTCATAGAGGAAGTATCAGTCTTGAAAGTAAAGAAGGAAAAGGAACTTTATTTGTTATTAAAATACCAAAGAATTAA